The following are from one region of the Alicyclobacillus fastidiosus genome:
- a CDS encoding C40 family peptidase, with protein sequence MHYIIRTLVVTAAVSGATSLLPGCGQQGGPANSSLPIANDTAGFASLPSPQAGRWAKGQPRVVVVVNAERVNTRALRIVTKPAAAGETGESIVDLASPNGLANYINAQFPHDIIRQVVVQDAAGHVLQGATVSSKGEVSTSVNASAATFALGQHIQVPPPGVSIDHTIRPVAPVNASAQDKADAVVTVASDLEGTPNIWGHNADRGETGFDCSNFVSYVYHHALGYQMNGNSNAIQDTVGVTVPKWDMRKGDLLIFDNGRHLGIYLGNDEMIQCGGGLGKVGVLPLGPDTEWGKHLSAVRRMF encoded by the coding sequence ATGCATTACATCATCCGCACGCTTGTTGTCACCGCCGCGGTGTCAGGTGCCACCAGCCTTCTGCCAGGCTGTGGTCAGCAAGGAGGCCCGGCGAACAGCTCTCTGCCCATCGCCAACGACACGGCGGGATTCGCGTCGCTGCCTTCACCCCAGGCAGGTCGGTGGGCCAAGGGCCAACCGCGCGTCGTCGTCGTGGTCAACGCGGAGCGCGTGAACACGCGTGCCCTAAGGATTGTCACAAAGCCCGCAGCAGCAGGTGAAACCGGCGAATCGATCGTCGATCTCGCTAGCCCGAACGGCCTGGCTAACTACATCAACGCACAATTTCCGCACGATATCATCCGCCAGGTCGTCGTCCAAGATGCTGCCGGCCACGTGCTGCAGGGAGCCACCGTCTCCAGTAAGGGCGAGGTCTCGACTTCGGTGAACGCATCTGCGGCGACATTCGCCCTCGGTCAGCACATTCAAGTGCCCCCGCCAGGCGTCTCGATCGATCACACCATCCGGCCCGTCGCCCCCGTGAACGCCTCTGCGCAGGACAAGGCCGACGCGGTCGTCACCGTCGCATCCGACCTCGAAGGGACACCGAACATCTGGGGGCACAACGCCGATCGCGGTGAGACTGGGTTTGATTGCAGCAACTTCGTCTCCTACGTGTATCACCACGCCCTTGGCTACCAGATGAACGGCAACAGCAACGCCATCCAGGATACGGTTGGCGTCACCGTTCCAAAGTGGGACATGCGCAAGGGAGATCTACTGATCTTCGACAACGGCAGACACCTAGGCATCTACTTAGGCAACGACGAGATGATTCAATGCGGTGGTGGCCTCGGCAAAGTCGGCGTCCTGCCACTTGGCCCGGACACCGAATGGGGCAAGCACTTAAGCGCGGTCCGCCGGATGTTTTGA
- a CDS encoding methylmalonyl-CoA mutase family protein, which yields MSTQSAKQVDQAKGKQDEIDFTTTQETVPYRPQHAVRFITASSLFDGHDASINIMRRILQASGVEVIHLGHNRSVDEIVSAAIEEDVQGIAVSSYQGGHVEFFKYMYDLTRERGADHIRIFAGGGGVIVPDEIKELESYGIAKIFSPDDGRRLGLQGMINYMIRICDFDPAADFDARAAVQHLSKRSPQAVAKLVTYVEQPNHSNEDTYKDVLAAIQERRQAVPVLGITGTGGAGKSSLTDELVRRFTRDFADKHVAIFSIDPSRQKTGGALLGDRIRMNAIHSDKVFMRSLATRRSQSELSDAIVEALDIAKAAAFDLIIVETSGIGQGDAQIVSVSDVALYVMTAEFGAPSQLEKIDMLDYADLVVINKFDRRGSEDALRHVRKQVQRNQGRFHTAVEQMPVYGTVASQFNDPGTNVMYQALLQIINEKCGTNWVSSLAVGDVADRKPAIIPGDRAQYLLDIANAVKAYHAFVQQEMTIARQSYQLQGTITQLREQQDPDAHAIADTLESMYQRRWETAHPDTRRIVDGWGALRQAYAADEFTTKVRDKEVRTALTHTSLSGTRIPKIALPKYEEWGEIVKWSMLENVPGQFPFTAGVFPFKRQEEEPRRQFAGEGTPERTNRRFHYLSENDSAKRLSTAFDSVTLYGEDPDYRPDIYGKIGESGVSVCTLDDMKKLYAGFDLCSPSTSVSMTINGPAPMLLAMFLNTAIDQQVGKFQAEHGRDPSEQEVADIRAATLRTVRGTVQADILKEDQGQNTCIFSTEFALRMMGDIQQYFIDHQVRNYYSVSISGYHIAEAGANPITQLAFTLANAFTYVEYYLSRGMRIDDFAPNLSFFFSNGMDPEYTVIGRVARRIWATVMKHKYDASERSQKLKYHIQTSGRSLHAQEIDFNDIRTTLQALLAIYDNCNSLHTNAYDEAITTPTEESVRRAMAIQMIINREFGLAKNENPLQGAFIIDELTDLVEQAVLEEFNRINDRGGVLGAMETQYQRSKIQEESLYYEEQKHTGALPIIGVNTFLNPKALAADYEPPRVELARATQEEKEQQIRSLRAFQEKHRDSAPQALAHLQEVAMRGGNIFAALMETVRVASLGQITQALYEVGGRYRRNM from the coding sequence ATGAGTACGCAGAGCGCAAAGCAAGTAGACCAAGCAAAAGGAAAGCAAGACGAAATAGATTTCACCACGACTCAAGAGACGGTGCCATACCGCCCACAACACGCCGTGCGGTTCATCACCGCCTCGAGCCTGTTCGACGGACACGACGCATCGATCAACATCATGCGGCGCATCTTGCAAGCGTCTGGCGTCGAGGTCATTCACCTCGGCCACAACCGCAGTGTCGACGAAATCGTGAGTGCGGCCATCGAGGAGGACGTCCAAGGTATTGCTGTCAGCTCCTATCAGGGCGGTCATGTCGAGTTTTTCAAGTACATGTACGATCTCACCCGCGAGCGCGGCGCGGACCACATTCGCATTTTCGCGGGCGGCGGTGGCGTCATTGTCCCGGATGAAATCAAAGAACTGGAGTCGTACGGAATTGCCAAGATCTTTTCGCCCGACGACGGGCGCAGGCTGGGCTTGCAAGGCATGATCAACTACATGATCCGCATCTGCGACTTCGACCCAGCAGCCGATTTCGACGCGCGGGCGGCTGTACAGCATCTGTCGAAGCGGTCGCCGCAGGCGGTCGCGAAACTCGTCACCTATGTCGAGCAGCCGAATCACAGCAACGAGGATACCTACAAGGACGTGCTGGCCGCGATTCAGGAGCGTCGACAGGCGGTCCCGGTCCTCGGTATCACGGGTACCGGCGGTGCGGGCAAGTCGTCGTTGACCGACGAACTCGTACGCCGCTTTACACGCGATTTCGCCGACAAGCACGTCGCCATCTTCTCCATCGATCCGTCGCGGCAGAAGACGGGTGGCGCCCTGCTAGGCGACCGCATTCGGATGAACGCGATTCACAGCGACAAAGTGTTTATGCGCAGTCTGGCCACGCGGCGGTCGCAAAGCGAGCTGTCCGACGCGATCGTCGAGGCGCTCGACATCGCCAAAGCGGCAGCGTTCGACCTCATCATCGTGGAGACTAGCGGGATCGGCCAAGGGGACGCCCAAATCGTCTCCGTCTCCGACGTGGCCTTGTACGTGATGACCGCGGAATTTGGCGCTCCATCGCAGTTGGAGAAGATCGACATGCTCGACTACGCAGATCTCGTCGTCATCAACAAATTCGACCGCCGCGGCTCCGAGGATGCCTTGCGCCACGTCCGCAAACAGGTCCAACGCAATCAGGGAAGGTTTCACACGGCCGTCGAGCAAATGCCTGTCTACGGCACCGTCGCGAGCCAATTCAACGATCCTGGCACGAATGTCATGTACCAGGCACTGCTTCAGATCATCAACGAAAAGTGCGGGACGAATTGGGTGAGTTCGCTCGCTGTCGGGGACGTGGCTGACCGCAAGCCCGCCATCATTCCTGGTGACCGGGCGCAGTATCTGCTCGACATCGCCAACGCGGTCAAGGCGTACCACGCGTTCGTGCAGCAAGAGATGACCATCGCGCGGCAGAGTTACCAATTGCAGGGCACGATCACGCAGTTGAGAGAGCAGCAAGACCCAGACGCGCACGCCATCGCCGACACCCTCGAGTCGATGTACCAACGCCGCTGGGAAACGGCGCATCCTGATACGCGGCGGATCGTCGACGGCTGGGGAGCGCTCCGCCAAGCGTATGCGGCAGATGAATTCACGACGAAGGTCCGCGACAAGGAAGTGCGCACCGCACTTACGCACACGTCCCTATCTGGCACGCGCATTCCTAAAATTGCCCTGCCGAAGTACGAAGAGTGGGGGGAGATCGTCAAGTGGTCGATGCTCGAGAACGTCCCGGGGCAGTTTCCGTTTACGGCCGGCGTCTTTCCGTTTAAGCGCCAAGAGGAAGAGCCGCGTCGCCAGTTTGCAGGAGAAGGCACGCCGGAGCGCACCAACCGGAGATTTCACTATTTGAGTGAAAACGACTCCGCGAAGCGGCTCTCCACTGCGTTTGACAGCGTAACGCTGTATGGTGAGGACCCGGATTACCGGCCGGATATCTACGGTAAAATCGGCGAGAGCGGCGTCAGCGTCTGCACGTTAGACGACATGAAGAAGCTCTATGCCGGATTTGACCTGTGTTCGCCAAGCACCAGTGTCTCGATGACCATCAACGGGCCGGCACCGATGCTCTTAGCGATGTTTTTGAACACCGCCATCGACCAGCAAGTCGGCAAGTTTCAAGCGGAGCACGGGCGCGATCCCTCTGAACAGGAAGTGGCGGACATTCGAGCTGCTACCTTGCGGACGGTCCGAGGTACGGTCCAAGCTGATATCCTCAAGGAGGACCAGGGGCAAAACACCTGCATTTTCTCGACTGAGTTCGCCTTGCGCATGATGGGGGACATTCAGCAGTACTTCATCGACCACCAGGTGCGAAACTACTATTCCGTGAGTATCTCTGGCTATCACATCGCGGAAGCGGGCGCCAACCCGATCACACAACTTGCGTTTACGCTGGCCAACGCGTTCACGTACGTCGAGTACTACCTCAGCCGTGGGATGCGCATTGACGATTTCGCGCCGAATCTGTCGTTTTTCTTCAGCAACGGCATGGACCCAGAATACACGGTTATCGGCCGCGTGGCGCGCCGCATCTGGGCGACGGTGATGAAACACAAATACGACGCGAGCGAGCGTAGTCAGAAGTTGAAATACCACATTCAAACGTCCGGCAGGTCCTTGCACGCACAGGAAATCGACTTTAACGATATCCGCACCACACTGCAGGCCTTGCTGGCGATTTACGACAACTGCAACTCGCTGCACACCAACGCGTACGATGAGGCCATCACCACGCCGACGGAAGAAAGCGTCCGGCGCGCGATGGCGATTCAGATGATCATCAACCGCGAGTTTGGGCTCGCCAAGAACGAAAATCCGCTTCAGGGTGCGTTCATCATTGATGAATTGACCGATCTCGTCGAACAGGCGGTACTCGAGGAATTCAACCGCATCAACGACCGCGGCGGCGTGCTCGGCGCGATGGAGACGCAGTACCAGCGCAGCAAGATTCAGGAGGAGTCGCTGTATTACGAGGAACAGAAGCATACCGGTGCGCTCCCGATCATCGGCGTCAATACGTTCCTCAATCCAAAAGCGCTTGCGGCCGATTACGAGCCGCCGCGCGTCGAACTCGCTCGCGCCACGCAGGAGGAAAAGGAGCAACAGATCCGTTCCCTTCGCGCGTTTCAGGAGAAGCACAGGGACAGTGCACCGCAAGCTCTGGCGCACCTGCAAGAAGTGGCGATGCGGGGGGGAAACATCTTCGCAGCCCTGATGGAGACCGTCAGGGTCGCATCGCTGGGCCAGATCACGCAGGCGCTTTACGAGGTCGGCGGTCGCTATCGGCGAAATATGTGA
- a CDS encoding TetR/AcrR family transcriptional regulator has protein sequence MSRTVPSSVKNPEKIRERRDQIIEAAVQLFREKGFHKTTTREIAKASGLSNGAVYEYVRSKEDILYLVCKRIHSSVEEQLRSRLSEHARGATRLKHAMEAFFGVVELMKNDILLIYQESKSLPREFLREVLRDEEAVTKVFERLLVEGNADGSLALAPESIPIMAQNIVVSGQMWAFRRWAFDGVAFEQFCSVQTAMLMQACGAVDA, from the coding sequence ATGTCACGGACTGTCCCAAGTAGCGTAAAGAATCCGGAAAAAATCCGCGAGCGGCGGGATCAAATTATCGAAGCCGCCGTCCAACTGTTTCGCGAGAAGGGGTTTCACAAGACGACGACCAGGGAGATCGCCAAGGCGAGTGGCCTGTCGAACGGCGCGGTGTACGAGTATGTGCGGTCGAAGGAGGACATTTTGTACCTCGTCTGTAAGCGCATACACAGCTCCGTGGAGGAGCAGTTGCGAAGCCGTTTGTCGGAACACGCTCGCGGTGCGACGCGCCTCAAGCACGCCATGGAGGCCTTTTTTGGCGTCGTGGAACTGATGAAAAACGACATCCTGCTCATCTACCAGGAGAGCAAATCGCTGCCAAGGGAGTTCCTGCGCGAGGTTCTACGGGATGAGGAGGCGGTGACGAAGGTGTTCGAACGGCTGCTCGTCGAGGGGAACGCGGACGGGTCGCTCGCCCTAGCGCCCGAATCGATCCCGATCATGGCGCAGAACATCGTCGTCTCCGGGCAAATGTGGGCGTTTCGCCGCTGGGCATTCGACGGCGTCGCGTTTGAGCAGTTCTGTTCCGTTCAAACCGCGATGTTGATGCAAGCGTGCGGCGCGGTAGACGCTTGA
- a CDS encoding L-threonylcarbamoyladenylate synthase produces the protein MQRWTLGEDDVRNQESLAQAADMLRVGKLVAFPTETVYGLGANALDEEAVQRIFAAKGRPADNPLIVHIADERQLADLLPTEYMPGRVEKQLMDAFWPGPLTLLFPVGQQVARSVHPGTETVGIRMPDHPVAQSLIRLGGVPIAAPSANTSGRPSPTTAAAVEEDLADAIDGLVDGGPCGIGVESTVLLVDDERATILRPGGVTQEMIANVIDLPVVYDANVTDAKAPALAPGMKYRHYAPNASVHVWWGEPEDVYGAMLALLIDDEAPSARPLPKAAVIAPDDFLSRYEFPIARELQQPLPHEAYADALAKSLYQLLREFDHQGVTDILIHGVNPGRGLGTAVMNRLQKAAEGRVFRV, from the coding sequence ATGCAACGGTGGACTTTGGGTGAGGACGACGTACGGAATCAGGAGTCACTTGCACAGGCTGCGGACATGTTGCGAGTCGGGAAACTGGTCGCATTTCCGACCGAGACCGTGTATGGACTGGGTGCGAATGCGCTCGACGAGGAGGCCGTGCAGCGAATTTTCGCCGCGAAGGGCCGGCCTGCTGACAATCCACTGATTGTCCACATCGCAGATGAGCGTCAGCTCGCTGATCTACTACCAACGGAGTACATGCCGGGCCGTGTGGAGAAGCAGTTGATGGACGCATTCTGGCCAGGGCCGTTGACGCTTTTGTTTCCCGTCGGGCAACAGGTTGCCCGTTCCGTGCATCCGGGTACGGAGACGGTTGGCATCCGGATGCCTGACCACCCGGTTGCGCAGTCGCTGATTCGCCTCGGCGGCGTTCCGATCGCGGCGCCGAGCGCCAATACGTCGGGTCGCCCGAGTCCGACGACGGCGGCGGCAGTGGAGGAAGACCTTGCGGACGCCATAGATGGTCTCGTCGACGGCGGCCCGTGCGGAATCGGGGTGGAGTCGACCGTGCTGCTCGTCGATGACGAACGCGCCACCATCTTGCGGCCGGGTGGGGTGACCCAGGAGATGATCGCCAACGTGATCGACCTGCCCGTCGTTTACGATGCAAACGTCACCGATGCCAAGGCGCCTGCGCTGGCGCCTGGGATGAAGTATCGCCACTATGCGCCGAACGCTTCCGTCCACGTCTGGTGGGGCGAGCCGGAGGACGTTTACGGGGCGATGCTTGCGTTGCTCATCGACGACGAGGCGCCAAGCGCACGCCCTTTGCCAAAGGCAGCCGTCATCGCGCCCGACGACTTTCTCAGTCGCTATGAGTTTCCAATCGCCCGCGAGCTTCAGCAGCCTCTGCCGCACGAGGCGTACGCTGATGCCTTGGCGAAGAGCTTATATCAATTGCTTCGAGAATTCGATCACCAAGGAGTCACCGATATCCTCATCCACGGTGTCAATCCGGGGCGCGGCCTCGGCACGGCGGTTATGAACCGTTTGCAGAAAGCGGCGGAGGGGCGCGTTTTTCGCGTCTGA
- the spoIIR gene encoding stage II sporulation protein R, with protein MRISRRFVAFVGIAAVVIGAGRLFMHQPVSAEAKDVVYSNVATPHDAPIPKEALRLRIIANSDSTADQTLKLEIRDAVVEQVGGWVSGAKNATEARKIVIAHIPQIEATATRVEHAHGVNEPIRTDVGEVPFPTKIYGNRVYPAGNYEALRITIGKGQGANWWCVLYPPLCFIDVAEGDAVPNTGSFPDLPPLETIQVAGADGKKQTVQVRMASVDYGESALKALKQLLNK; from the coding sequence ATGCGGATTTCGAGACGGTTTGTAGCTTTTGTTGGAATTGCGGCGGTCGTGATTGGTGCTGGGCGGCTCTTCATGCATCAGCCTGTGTCGGCAGAAGCCAAGGATGTCGTTTACAGCAACGTGGCGACGCCGCACGACGCGCCCATTCCTAAAGAAGCACTCCGTCTTCGCATCATCGCAAACAGCGACAGCACGGCGGATCAGACGCTGAAGCTGGAAATCCGCGACGCCGTTGTCGAACAGGTCGGCGGCTGGGTCTCCGGCGCGAAAAACGCGACAGAGGCACGCAAGATTGTCATTGCGCACATTCCGCAAATCGAGGCGACGGCGACGCGCGTAGAACACGCGCATGGCGTGAACGAGCCGATTCGGACGGATGTCGGCGAAGTTCCCTTCCCGACGAAGATCTACGGCAACCGGGTCTATCCGGCGGGCAATTATGAAGCATTGCGCATTACTATCGGCAAAGGACAGGGTGCAAACTGGTGGTGCGTGTTGTACCCACCGCTATGCTTCATCGACGTGGCAGAGGGAGATGCGGTGCCAAACACCGGATCGTTCCCGGACCTGCCGCCCTTAGAGACGATTCAAGTGGCTGGGGCAGATGGCAAGAAGCAAACCGTCCAAGTTCGGATGGCGAGTGTGGATTACGGCGAGTCGGCATTGAAGGCCTTGAAGCAGTTGCTCAACAAATAG
- the prmC gene encoding peptide chain release factor N(5)-glutamine methyltransferase gives MKELLTFAQLIAAVVKRLATSGVYRPWPAEEVAHQTRAEAEQLVCEVMDWCRLTLLQHLTQEVPAQRAAVVEQAVERRLKGEPLAYILGHTHFYGRVFQARPGCLIPRPDTETLVEATLSFARSDACRRGVAEPLRVVEIGPGSGCIAVTLALECPQASVTAVDIANEAVALTRENAKRLGAKVEVICADGLQWLCDQADAGQSFDIVVSNPPYIPKRELHQLDRDVRDFEPHIALDGGLDGLDFYRAFAELPTGVFGAQERCGGFFFEVGSGQAQDVAELFRANPSWGGFAVSTRCDLRGIERVVEVVRTGRR, from the coding sequence ATGAAGGAACTGCTCACCTTTGCCCAGTTGATCGCGGCGGTGGTCAAGCGTCTCGCCACAAGTGGTGTCTACAGGCCGTGGCCAGCTGAGGAAGTGGCGCATCAGACGCGCGCCGAGGCGGAGCAACTGGTCTGTGAAGTCATGGACTGGTGCCGCCTGACCCTTCTGCAGCACTTGACACAAGAGGTGCCTGCACAGCGAGCAGCCGTTGTTGAGCAGGCGGTCGAACGCCGCTTGAAGGGCGAACCGCTCGCCTACATACTCGGGCATACACATTTTTACGGACGGGTCTTCCAGGCGCGTCCTGGCTGTCTGATCCCGCGCCCTGATACGGAAACGCTGGTCGAGGCCACGCTGTCGTTCGCGCGCAGCGACGCTTGCCGCCGCGGTGTTGCAGAGCCGCTTCGCGTCGTCGAAATCGGTCCAGGTTCCGGCTGTATCGCCGTCACGTTGGCGCTCGAGTGCCCGCAGGCGTCTGTCACTGCAGTCGACATCGCCAACGAGGCCGTGGCCTTGACGCGCGAGAATGCGAAGCGCCTGGGTGCGAAGGTCGAGGTCATCTGCGCCGATGGCTTGCAGTGGTTGTGCGACCAGGCAGACGCCGGGCAATCGTTTGACATCGTCGTCAGCAACCCGCCCTATATTCCCAAGCGTGAGCTTCATCAGCTCGACCGGGACGTTCGCGACTTCGAGCCGCACATTGCGCTCGATGGAGGCTTGGACGGACTCGATTTCTATCGAGCCTTTGCCGAGCTTCCGACCGGCGTATTTGGTGCTCAAGAGCGGTGTGGCGGATTTTTCTTCGAGGTGGGGAGCGGCCAAGCGCAGGACGTGGCCGAGCTCTTTCGCGCGAATCCGAGCTGGGGTGGCTTTGCGGTGAGCACGCGGTGCGACTTGCGCGGCATCGAACGCGTCGTCGAGGTCGTTCGTACAGGGAGACGCTAA
- the prfA gene encoding peptide chain release factor 1, whose product MFERLSLMENRYDQLSQFLCDPEVVSDPNLLRTYAKEQSDLQETVETFRALKDAQGQLSDAKAMLQEKLDDDMKEFVRAEIEQLQSEVEALQDKLQILLLPKDPNDDKNVFVEIRAAAGGEEAALFAGTLLRMYTRFAEDQGWKTQMIDAHYTDMGGFREVTLSIQGQGAFSKLKYESGTHRVQRVPVTESGGRIHTSTATVAVLPEVEEVEVDVQEKDIRIDTFCSTGPGGQSVNTTQSAVRITHMPTGIVVSCQDEKSQIKNREKAMKVLRARLFEKYQREQQEEQAAARKNQVGTGDRSERIRTYNFPQSRVTDHRIGMTLHKLEQVLAGDLEEIIHGLVVADRASTLEAAAEA is encoded by the coding sequence GTGTTTGAACGATTATCGTTGATGGAGAACCGCTATGATCAACTGAGCCAATTTCTCTGCGATCCGGAGGTCGTGAGCGATCCCAACCTGCTCCGAACCTACGCCAAGGAACAGTCTGACCTGCAAGAGACGGTTGAGACATTTCGCGCCTTGAAGGACGCACAGGGGCAGTTGAGCGATGCGAAGGCGATGCTCCAGGAGAAGCTCGACGACGATATGAAGGAGTTCGTCCGCGCCGAGATCGAGCAGTTGCAGTCCGAGGTGGAAGCACTTCAGGACAAACTGCAGATCTTGCTGTTGCCAAAGGACCCGAATGACGACAAGAACGTCTTCGTGGAAATTCGCGCTGCTGCAGGAGGCGAGGAAGCCGCCCTGTTTGCCGGGACCCTTCTGCGGATGTACACGCGCTTTGCTGAAGACCAGGGCTGGAAGACGCAGATGATCGACGCGCATTATACAGATATGGGCGGCTTCCGCGAAGTGACGCTGTCGATTCAGGGCCAAGGCGCCTTTAGCAAGCTCAAGTACGAAAGCGGGACGCACCGCGTACAGCGCGTGCCGGTTACGGAATCGGGCGGGCGGATTCACACGTCGACGGCCACGGTGGCAGTACTGCCGGAGGTGGAAGAGGTCGAGGTGGACGTTCAGGAGAAGGACATCCGCATTGACACATTCTGCTCGACAGGGCCTGGTGGACAGAGTGTCAATACGACGCAGTCCGCCGTGCGCATCACGCACATGCCCACGGGTATCGTCGTCTCCTGCCAGGACGAAAAGTCGCAGATCAAGAATCGGGAGAAGGCGATGAAGGTCCTGCGCGCGCGGCTGTTCGAAAAGTATCAGCGCGAGCAACAGGAAGAGCAGGCGGCGGCGCGCAAGAATCAGGTGGGGACGGGGGATCGCAGCGAGCGAATCCGCACGTACAACTTCCCGCAGAGCCGTGTGACGGACCACCGGATCGGGATGACCTTGCACAAGCTGGAACAGGTCCTTGCAGGGGACTTGGAGGAAATCATCCACGGTCTCGTCGTCGCGGATCGGGCGTCAACGCTCGAGGCCGCCGCGGAGGCGTAA
- the rpmE gene encoding 50S ribosomal protein L31, which translates to MKTDIHPNYHTVTVTCACGNTFETGSVKDTLRVEICSKCHPFYTGKQKLIDAGGRVDKFNKKYGIKAQ; encoded by the coding sequence ATGAAAACGGATATCCATCCGAATTACCATACAGTGACTGTGACCTGCGCTTGTGGCAATACGTTTGAGACGGGTTCTGTGAAGGACACCCTTCGCGTTGAAATCTGCTCGAAGTGCCATCCGTTCTACACAGGTAAGCAGAAGCTTATCGATGCAGGCGGTCGCGTAGACAAGTTCAATAAAAAGTACGGTATCAAAGCACAATAA
- the rho gene encoding transcription termination factor Rho, protein MRGTNLDIKELEEKKLTELYKYAKEYQIPYYGTMKKRELIFAILKAQAEKDGLIFAAGVLEIMQDGYGFLRPVGYLPSQEDIYVAASQIRRFDLRTGDFVSGKVRPPKENERYFGLLHVEAVNGYSPEVAAERVHFPALTPLFPTERIRMETTPDHIATRLIDLFTPVGFGQRGLIVAPPKAGKTLLLKEIANSIAKNYPESHLFVLLIDERPEEVTDMQRSVTGEVVASTFDELPENHIKVAELVLERALRLVEHGQDVIILMDSITRLARAYNLVVPPSGRTLSGGIDPAAFHRPKRFFGSARNVEEGGSLTILATALIETGSRMDDVIYEEFKGTGNMELHLDRKLSEKRVFPALDIRRSGTRREEALLTKDELEKMWAIRKSMGDNQEFTEMFLRKFRHYKTNQEFLDSLSLNRDRKPSNQATVGASNQ, encoded by the coding sequence ATGAGAGGGACGAATTTGGACATTAAGGAACTTGAAGAAAAGAAACTAACTGAACTCTATAAGTACGCGAAGGAATACCAGATTCCATACTACGGTACGATGAAAAAGCGCGAGCTGATCTTTGCCATTCTGAAGGCTCAAGCTGAAAAAGACGGACTCATCTTCGCAGCCGGCGTGCTCGAAATCATGCAAGACGGCTACGGATTCCTGAGACCTGTCGGTTATCTGCCGAGTCAGGAAGACATTTATGTGGCGGCATCGCAAATCCGCCGATTTGACCTTCGCACCGGGGACTTCGTCTCAGGTAAGGTTCGACCCCCTAAGGAAAACGAACGCTACTTTGGCCTACTTCACGTTGAAGCCGTAAACGGATACAGCCCCGAGGTTGCCGCTGAACGCGTGCATTTCCCAGCCCTGACGCCCTTGTTCCCCACGGAACGCATCCGCATGGAAACGACACCTGACCACATCGCTACGCGCCTTATCGACCTGTTTACACCGGTTGGCTTCGGTCAGCGTGGGTTGATTGTCGCTCCTCCGAAAGCGGGCAAGACGTTGCTGTTGAAAGAGATTGCCAACAGCATCGCGAAAAATTATCCAGAGTCACACCTGTTTGTGTTGCTGATTGACGAACGCCCAGAGGAAGTCACCGACATGCAGCGCTCCGTCACTGGTGAAGTAGTCGCCTCCACCTTTGACGAACTTCCGGAAAATCACATCAAAGTGGCGGAGTTAGTGCTCGAGCGCGCGTTGCGCCTCGTCGAGCACGGTCAGGACGTCATTATTTTGATGGACAGCATCACCCGTCTCGCGCGCGCCTACAACTTGGTTGTACCACCTAGTGGCCGGACGCTATCAGGCGGTATTGACCCGGCGGCATTCCACCGACCGAAGCGGTTCTTCGGCTCCGCACGCAATGTCGAGGAAGGCGGAAGCCTGACTATCCTCGCGACGGCGCTCATCGAAACAGGATCTCGCATGGACGACGTGATCTACGAGGAATTCAAGGGAACAGGCAACATGGAGTTGCACCTCGATCGGAAGCTCTCCGAGAAGCGCGTATTCCCGGCGCTCGACATCCGCCGCTCGGGCACCCGTCGCGAAGAAGCCCTGCTTACGAAGGACGAACTCGAAAAGATGTGGGCGATTCGCAAGTCGATGGGCGATAACCAGGAATTCACCGAAATGTTCCTGCGCAAGTTCCGCCACTACAAGACGAACCAAGAGTTCCTCGACAGCCTGTCGCTGAACCGCGATCGCAAACCGAGCAATCAGGCAACGGTCGGAGCCTCCAACCAGTAA